The window TTCTATCAAACGTACGTCGTTCATGCTGCAACCTTATCCAAGATGATCAGTCCGATAAATACGAACCCCAAATACCCGTTGACCGTAAAAAACGCGCGGTCGATCTGGGTAAAATCACGCCGCACGAGGTAGTGTTCGTAGCCCAGCATTGCGGCCGAAAACAGGACCGCCGCGATCGCAAAATACCCCAGCGCCGCTTCCTGGACGAAAAACGCCCAGAACACGACGGCGAGAATGTGAAACAGGGCCGAAATTTTGAGCGTGGCGGCACTGCCGAATTTCGAGGGGATGGAGTGCAGTCCCCGTTCGCGGTCGAATTCCATATCCTGCAGCGAGTAGAGCAGATCGAATCCCGCAACCCAGAAAACGACCCCGACGCTCAGCCATACCGACCATACCGGAACACTCCCCAGCACCGCGACCGCCCCCGCAATGGGAGCCAGTCCGAGCGATATCCCCAAAACGATATGGGCCAGCGCGCTGAAGCGTTTGAAATACGAATAACTCAGCAGTACCAGAAGGATCGGACCGCTCAGCGCGAATGCCAGGTCGTTGATAAAATAGGCAACCGCCATAAAGGCAACCGCATTCACCGCCGTAAAGATTGCGATGGAAGCGGGTTTGAGCCGGCCGTCGACACTCGGACGCCCGGCCGTACGAGGATTGTGTGCGTCGTAAACACGGTCGACGTAACGGTTGAACCCCATCGCCGCGTTGCGCGCACTGATCGCGGCCAACGCGCCGAGGAGGAGCAGTGAGGATCCGAACCACCCCTCCGCCGCAACGATCATCGCGATAAAGATGAACGGAAGCGAAAAAACGGTGTGCTGAAACATCACCAGTTCGTTGAAATCCTGCAGTTTTTTCGCCAGTCGCTTCACGTATTGCCTTTTCTTCGGTAACTATGGGATTTATTTTATCGTAAATTCTCTTTGAGAGGAGGCGATCTCTTCTTCTGCGCCATCGGGTATAATTTCGTCATGAAACAACTCGCAATCATCGGTTCTACCGCATCCGGCAAAAGTGACCTCGCACTTTCCCTCGCGGAAGAATACAATGCCATCATCCTCTCCATCGATTCGTTAAGCATCTACCGCGAAATCGACATCGCTTCGGCCAAGCCTTCCCCATCCGAGCTCTCTCGCGTTCCCCATTTCGGAATAGACCGCCTTGCACCGGATCATAACGCGAACGTTATAACCTTTATCGACGAATACGCCCGTGCACGCGAGTATGCTCAGCGCGAGGAAAAACACCTTGTTATCGTCGGCGGCAGCAGCTTTTATCTTAAAAGTATGATTGAGGGACTCTCCGAGCTTCCCTCTTTTACCCCCGAAACGCTGAACAGGGCAAAAGAACTCCTAAGTGACCAGGAGGGAGCGTACGCCATGATGCAGCGTATCGATCCCGATTCGATGGCAAAAATCGCCCCCGCCGATGCGTATCGGACCGAAAAGATGGTGTTGATTCACCTCCAAACCGGCCTTCCCCCTTCGGAGTGGTTCGCCCTGCACCCGCCGCGTCCGGTTCTCACCGGGTGCCCGGTATTTGAGCTGCGAATCGATCGAAACGTCTTACGGGAGAGAATTGCGCTTCGGACAGAGAAGATGATCCGGGCCGGTCTCGTCGACGAGGTGGCCGAGCTTGAACGCCTCTACGGCAGAAGCCCCAACAGTATGAAAGCGATCGGTATCATCGAAGTGCTCGAATACCTCGACGGCGAGTCCGATTTAAACGAACTGCGCGAACGGATAACAACCCATACGGCCCAGCTGGCCAAGCGGCAGCAGACCTTCAACGCCCACCAGTTCACGCTCCATGCCAGCGGAAGCGCGGAAACGCTTTACGGTGCCGCACAAGCATTTTTGAAAGGCTGAAGCCTCTGTCCGAACTTCTTCCCGCGGGTATTTTATAACAGGGCCAGCGCGTCTTTGGCCAGTTTTCCCCATGCCGAATTTTTATCGGCTTTGATGCTCGCATTGAACGCCGCGCGCGCTTCGGCTCCGCGACCGAGTTTCTGGGCGATCGCCCCGATGAGATATTGCTGGCGCGAACGCTTCTCGGCATTCAGTTTTCGGGCGTTCAACGTCTTGAGCACCTGCAGCGCTTCGGCATCTTTCTCGACGTTTTGGAGCGACTGTGCCAGCGTAAACTCGATGTAGGGGGTTTGGGTGTACGTTTTGGTCCGGTTTTGGAGCGCCATCACCTTGCGCGCATACGTCTGGAGCAGCGCTTCGTTCTTTTGTTTGAGCCCCAGGCTCACCATCTGCGTGTAACGCTCGATGTCCTTGAAATCGTTGGGAAACGCCGTTTCGACCGCTTTGATATGACGGATCATCCCCTC of the Campylobacterota bacterium genome contains:
- the mqnP gene encoding menaquinone biosynthesis prenyltransferase MqnP is translated as MKRLAKKLQDFNELVMFQHTVFSLPFIFIAMIVAAEGWFGSSLLLLGALAAISARNAAMGFNRYVDRVYDAHNPRTAGRPSVDGRLKPASIAIFTAVNAVAFMAVAYFINDLAFALSGPILLVLLSYSYFKRFSALAHIVLGISLGLAPIAGAVAVLGSVPVWSVWLSVGVVFWVAGFDLLYSLQDMEFDRERGLHSIPSKFGSAATLKISALFHILAVVFWAFFVQEAALGYFAIAAVLFSAAMLGYEHYLVRRDFTQIDRAFFTVNGYLGFVFIGLIILDKVAA
- the miaA gene encoding tRNA (adenosine(37)-N6)-dimethylallyltransferase MiaA, which encodes MKQLAIIGSTASGKSDLALSLAEEYNAIILSIDSLSIYREIDIASAKPSPSELSRVPHFGIDRLAPDHNANVITFIDEYARAREYAQREEKHLVIVGGSSFYLKSMIEGLSELPSFTPETLNRAKELLSDQEGAYAMMQRIDPDSMAKIAPADAYRTEKMVLIHLQTGLPPSEWFALHPPRPVLTGCPVFELRIDRNVLRERIALRTEKMIRAGLVDEVAELERLYGRSPNSMKAIGIIEVLEYLDGESDLNELRERITTHTAQLAKRQQTFNAHQFTLHASGSAETLYGAAQAFLKG